The sequence TCTTAGTCATCAAACTGTGTGTGCACCTGTGCTTGGTGTCTGCGCAGCTTGCTGATctgctctccttttctctccattCTCCTGAGTAGagccttctgttctctctccacccccctcctctcctgctcacacacacaggcctcaGCCTGCCGCACCAACTCCTGCtgctcactgacacacacacacacatttacatacacAACTGAGATAGCTATTCATGCTAAAACAAAGTCTCAGACTctctaacagacacacacactcacagactcaTGTGTCCCAGTTCATCTTGCAGGGCCAGCAGGAGGTCCGATAGCTCCTCcccacaggaagaggaggagccacTGTCAGAGTGGCTGCCATTGGCTTGCTGGGCCAGAGGGGTGTGAGAGAGGACGCGTGCGTTACATAGCTGGGGCTGATGCTGCTTCAGCAGGGAGAGAACAGACTGGACGTTGGCCCTGACCGAGTGACTGCACCCtacagactggagagagacagagatgacagagagactacaccctacagactagagacagagagactacaccctacagactagaaacagaggtgacagagagactacaccctacagactagaaacaggtgacagagagactacaccctacagactagaaacagaggtgacagagagactacacCCTACAGACTAGAAACAGATGACAGAGAGACTACACCCTACAGACTAGAGACAGATGACAGAGAGACTACACCCTACAGACTAGAGACAGATGACAGAGAGACTACACCCTACAGACTAGAGACAGATGACAGAGAGACTACACCCTACAGACTAGAAACAGATGACAGAGTGACTACACCCTACAGACTAGAAACAGATGACAGAGAGACTACACCctacagactagagagagacagagatgacagagagactacaccctacagactagagagagacagagatgacagagagactacaccctacagactagagagagacagagatgacagagagactacagcctacagactagagagagacagatgacagAGAGACGACACCCTACAGACTTTAGAGAGACAGATGACAGAGAGACTacaccctacagacagacagagatgacagagagactacaccctacagactagagagagacagagatgacagagtgactacaccctacagactagagatgacagagagactacaccctacagactagagagacagagatgacagagtgactacaccctacagactagagacagacagagatgacagagagactacaccctacagactagagacagacagagatgacagagagactaCACCCTACAGACTAGAAACAGATGACAGAGATGACAGAGTGACTACACCCTACAGACTAGAAACAGATGACAGAGAGACTACACCCTACAGACTAGAAACAGATGACAGAGAGACTACACCCTACAGACTAGagacagagatgacagagagactacaccctacagactagagacagatgacagagagactacaccctacagactagaaacagatgacagagagactacatcctacagactagagacagagatgacagagagactacaccctacagactagagacagatgacagagagactacaccctacagactagaaacagatgacagagagactacaccctacagactagaaacagatgacagagagactacaccctacagactagagagagacagagatgacagagagactacaccctacagactagagagagacagagatgacagagagactacagcctacagactagagagagacagagatgacagagagacgaCACCCTACAGACTTTAGAGAGACAGATGACAGAGAGACTacaccctacagacagacagagatgacagagagactacaccctacagactagagagagacagagatgacagagtgactacaccctacagactagagatgacagagagactacaccctacagactagagagacagagatgacagagtgactacaccctacagactagagacagacagagatgacagagagactacaccctacagactagagatgacagagagactacaccctacagactagagagacagagatgacagagtgactacaccctacagactagagacagacagagatgacagagagactacaccctacagactagagacagacagagatgacagagagactacaccctacagactagaaacagatgacagagagactacaccctacagactagagacagagatgacagagagactacaccctacagactagagacagagatgacagagagactacaccctacagactagagacagagatgacagagagactacaccctacagactagaaacagatgacagagagactacaccctacagactagaaacagatgacagagagactacaccctacagactagaaacagatgacagagagactacaccctacagactagaaacagatgacagagagactacaccctacagactagagacagagatgacagagagactaCACCCTACAGACTAGAGACAGATGACAGAGAGACTACACCCTACAGACTAGAGACAGATGACAGAGAGACTACACCCTACAGACTAGAAACAGATGACAGAGTGACTACACCCTACAGACTAGAAACAGATGACAGAGTGACTACACCCTACAGACTAGAGACAGATGACAGAGAGACTACACCCTACAGACTAGAGACAGATGACAGAGTGACTACACCCTACAGACTAGAGACAGATGACAGAGAGACTACACCCTACAGACTAGAAACAGATGACAGAGTGACTACACCCTACAGACTAGAAACAGATGACAGAGAGACTACACCCTACAGACTAGAAACAGATGACAGAGAGACTACACCCTACAGACTAGAGACAGATGACAGAGTGACTACACCCTACAGACTAGAGACAGATGACAGAGAGACTACACCCTACAGACTAGAGACAGATGACAGAGAGACTACACCCTACAGACTAGAGACAGATGACAGAGTGACTACACCCTACAGACTAGAGACAGATGACAGAGAGACTACACCCTACAGACTAGAAACAGATGACAGAGAGACTACACCCTACAGACTAGAAACAGATGACAGAGAGACTACACCCTACAgactagagacagagtgactacaccctacagactagagacagatgacagagagactacaccctacagactagagacagagagagtctgcTTACAAACATTTGTTCTGCATATTATCATGTTCCTACCTTCCCTGCTACAAATGGGACGTCTCCTAggctcagcctgtagtgtggctgCGTGTGTGAGGCCTGCTGCAGAGCGGGTTTCTGGTAGAGCACACAAATTCACATCAGAAAAGGTGTTGTAGGCTTGTTGGCCAATCAGATATGTGGCCTGAACAattagtttagtgtgtgtgtgagaggaggaTCACATCGACTGACATTCATCTCCAGCAGAAACACCAGCACCCAAAGGCTCATGGGAAAGCTGCTACCTTGGAGAAGTGTTTCTTCTCTCTGGTTGTGCTTCTGGCTTTGGGAAGGCGGGGTGAGAGCGACACAGACCGGATCAGGATACGATTGGCCTCCAGACCTGTCTGTAACTGAGGAccagtgagaaaacagagtgcaAAATAGTTGCAATACACATTTCTAGAGTGTTGgcctggtcctgtgtgtgtgtgtgtacctggttggcctggtcctgtgtgtgtgtgtgtgtgtgtgtgtgtgtgtacctggttggcctggtcctgtgtgtgtgtgtgtgtgtgtacctggttggccTGGTTCTGTGTACCtggttcttgtgtgtgtgtgtgtgtgtgtgtgtgtgtacctggttggcctggtcctgtgtgtgtgagtgtgtgtgtgtacctggttggcctggtcctgtgtgtgagtgtgtgtgtgtgtacctggttggcctggtcctgtgtgtgtgtgtgtgtgtacctggtcctgtatgtgagtgtgtgtgtgtgtgtgtgtacctggttggcctggtcctgtgtgtgagtgtgtgtgtgtgtgtgtacctggttggcctggtcctgtgtgtgagtgtgtgtgtgtgtgtgtgtacctggttggcctggtcctgtgtgtgagtgtgtgtgtgtgtgtgtacctggttggcctggtcctgtgtgtgagtgtgtgtgtgtgtgtgtgtgtgtgtgtgtgtgtgtgtgtgtgtgtgtgtgtgtgtgtgtgtgtgtgtgtgtgtgtgtgtgtgtgtgtacctggttggcctggtcctgtgtgtgagtgtgtgtgtgtgtgtgtgtgtacctggttggccTGGTTGTGTGTACCTGGTGcctgctgtgtgtgagtgtgtgtgtgtgtgtacctggttggcctggtcctgtgtgtgagcgtgtgtgtgtgtgtgtacctggtcctgtgtgtgaggtgtgtgtgtgtgtgtgtgtgtgtgtacctggttggcctggtcctgtgtgtgagtgtgtgtgtacctggttggcctggtcctgtgtgtgatgtgtgtgtgtgtgtgtgtacctggttggcctggtcctgtgtgtgagtgtgtgtgtgtgtgtgtgtacctggttggcctggtactgtgtgtgagtgtgtgtgtgtgtgtacctggttggcctggtcctgtgtgtgagtgtgtgtgtgtgtgtgtgtgtacctggttggcctggtcctgtgtgtgagtgtgtgtgtgtgtgtgtgtgtgtacctggttggcctggtcctgtgtgtgagtgtgtgtgtgtgtgtacctggttggcctggtcctgtgtgtgagtgtgtgtgtgtgtgtgtacctggttggcctggtcctgtgtgtgtgtgtgtgtgtgtgtgtgtgtgtgtgtgtgtgtgtgtgggtacctgGTTGgcctggtcctgtgtgtgtgtgtgtgtgtgtgtgtggttgtgtgtgtgtgtgtgtgtgtgtgtgtgtacctggttggcctggtcctgtgtgtgtgtggtgtgtgtgtgttacctggttggcctggtcctgtgtgtgagtgtgtgtgtgtgtgtgtgtgtgtacctggtctgggacctggtcctgtgtgtgtgtgtgtgtgtacctggttggcctggtcctgtgtgtgagcgtgtgtgtgtgtgtgtacctggtcctgtgtgtgagtgtgtgtgtgtgtgtgtgtgtgtgtacctggttggcctggtcctggtgtgtgtgtgtgtgtgtgtgtgtgtgtgtgtgtgtgtgtgtgtgtgtgtgtgtgtacctggttggcctggtcctgtgtgtgtgtgagtgtgtgtgtgtgtttacctggttggcctggtcctgtgtgtgagtgtgtgtgtgtgtacctggttggcctggtcctgtgtgtgtgtgtgtgtgtgtgtgtgtgtgtgtgtacctggttggcctggtcctgtgtgtgtgtgtgtgtgtgtgtgtgtgtacctggttggcctggtcctgtgtgtgtgtgtgtacctggttggcctggtccttgtgtgtgtgtgtgtgtgtgtgtgtgtgtgtgtgtgtgtgtgtgtgtgtgtgtgtacctggttggcctggtcctgtgtgtgtgtgtgtggacctggttctgtgtgtgtgtgtgtgtgtgtgtgtgtgtgtgtgtgtgtgttggtgtgtgctgtgtgtgagtgactggtgtgtgtgtgtgtgtgtgtgtgtgtgtatacctggttggcctggtcctgtgtgtgagtgtacctgGTTGgcctggtcctgtgtgtgtgtgtgtgtgtacctggttggcctggtcctgtgtgtgtgtgtgtgtgtacctggtcctggtcctgtgtgtgtgtgtgtgtgtacctggttggcctggtcctgtgtgtgtgtacctggtttgcctggtcctgtgtgtgagtgtacctgGTTGgcctggtcctgtgtgtgtgtacctggtcctgtgtctgtgtacctggtcctgtgtctgtgtacctggtcctgtgtctgtgtacctggtcctgtgtctgtgtacctggtcctgtgtctgtgtacctggtcctgtgtctgtgtacctggtcctgtgtgtctgtgtacctggtcctgtgtgtgtgtgtgtgtgtgtgtgtgtgtgtgtgtacctggttctggtgtgtgtgtgtgtgtgtgtgtgtgcctggtcctgtgtgtgtgtgtgtgtggacctggttctgtgtgtgtgtgtgtgtgtgtgtgtgtgtgtgtgtgtgtgtgtgtgtacctggttggcctggtccgtgtgtgtgtgtgtgtgtgtgtgtgtgtgtgtgtgtgtgtgtgtgtgtgtgtacctggttggcctggtcctgtgtgtgtgtgtgtgtgtgtgtacctggttggccTGGTGCTGTGTCTGTGTacctggtcctgtgtgtgtgtgtgtgtgtgtgtgtgtgtgtgtgtgtgtgtgtgtgtgtgtgtgtgtgtacctggttggcctggtcctgtgtgagtgtgtgtgtacctggttggcctggtcctgtgtgtgtgtgtgtgtgtgtgtgtgtggacctggTTGGCCtggtcctatgtgtgtgtgtgtgtgtgtacctggttggcctggtcctgtgtgtgtgagtgtgtgtgtgtgtgtgtgtacctggttggcctggtcctgtgtgtgtgtgtgtgtgtacctggttggcctggtcctatgtgtgtgtgtgtgtacctggttggcctggtgctgtgtgtgagtgtgtgtgtacatggttggcctggttctgtgtgtgtgtgtgtacctggttggcctggttctgtgtgtgtgtgtgtgtgtgtgtgtgtacctggtcctgtgtgtgtgtgtgtgtgtgtgtgtgtgtgtgtgtgtgtgtgtgtgtgtgtgtgtgtggacctggttctgtgtgtgtgtgtgtgtgtgtgtgtacctggttggcctggtcctgtgtgtgagtggtgtgtgtgtgtgtgtacctggttggccTGGTCCTGTGTCTGTGTACCTGGTCCTGTGTCTGTGTACCTGGTCCTGTGTCTGTGTACCTGGTCCTGTGTCTGTGTACCTGGTCCTGTGTAcctggtcctgtgtgtgtttttgtgtgtgtgtgtgtgtgtgtgtgtgtgtgtgtgtgtgtacctggttggcctggtcctgtgtgtgtgtgtgtgtacctggtcctgtgtctgtgtacctggtcctgtgtctgtgtacctggtcctgtgtctgtgtacctggtcctgtgtctgtgtacctggtcctgtgtgtgtgtgtgtgtgtgtgtgtgtgtgtgtgtgtgtgtgtgtgtgtgtgtgtacctggttggcctggtcctgtgtgtgtgtgtgtgtgtacctggttctGTGTCTGTGTACTGGTCCTGTGTCTGTGTACCTGGTCCTGTGTCTGTGTacctggtcctgtgtgtgtgtgtgtgtgtgtgtgtgtgtgtgtgtgtgtgtgtgtgtgtgtgtgtacctggttggcctggtcctgtgtgtgtgtgtggctgtgtgtgtgggtggacctGGTTGgcctggtcctgtgtgtgtgtgtgtgtgtgtgtgtgtacctggttggcctggtcctgtgtgtgtgtgtgtgtgtggtgggtgacCTGGTTGGCCtggtcctgtgtgagtgtgtgtgtgtgtgtacctggttggcctggtcctgtgtgtgtgtgtgtgtacctggttggcctggtcctgtgtgcgtgtgtgtgtgtgtgtgtgtgtacctggttggcctggttctgtgtgtgtgtgtgtgtgtgtacctggttggcctggttctgtgtgtgtgtgtgtgtgtgtacctggttggcctggtcctgtgtgtgtgtgtgtgtgtacctggttggcctggtcctgtgtgtgtgtgtgtgtgtacctggttggcctggtcctgtgtgtgtgtgtgtgtgtgtacctggttggcctggtcctgtgtgtgtgtgtgtgtgtgtgtgtgtgtgtgtgtgtgtgtgtgtgtgtgtgtgtgtgtgtgtgtgtgtgtgtgtgtacctggttggccTGGTTCTGGACCAGTTTCCTCTGGTGTTCTTCTTCCAGCAGTTTCAGCTCCAACTCACGAATCTTCCTctaagacagacacatacagacatcaGACCCACCAAATCCTAGTTGGGGTGAAAAtgagtttgcgtgtgtgtgtgtgtgtgtgtgtgtgtgtgtgtgtgtgtacctctgcaTGGTTCTGTGTGCGGGTCAGTCTCTGGTATTCCTGCTCCAGTAGCTCCAGCTTCTCTAACTGGGCCTGGTGGGTGGAGTCAGGGGCGGGAGCAGCTGACCTGGTCATCTCCAGGGAAACCTGAAAGGGTCACTATGGTAACTGAGTGCTACTGGAGCATCATACATACAGCTAGAGATCCTGTCGTTAGCCTGTCTCTCTGGGTTAGCATAGATAATGCTAGGTAAGGCGTATGCTAACCTGGCGTTTGAGCAGGGTTGTTCTGTCGGCCTCTGCGTTGCGGACCATCTTCCTCATGTACTCCAGTTGTCTGTCCAACAGCTTACAGCGAGCTTCCGCTGCAGCCAGCTGAGTCACTAACACTGAGGGgaccgagggggagagagacagagagggtgagcATCTGTTTACTCTCAAACAAAAATGATCACGTCGCTCACCTGGGTTGGGTTCTGACTGGTTGCTGGTCTCCCTCTCGCGTGTgtctgtgggtttgtgtgtgtcactCCTTAAGTCAGTGTGTGAGGTCTCTTTCTTCAGGCTGTGTAGACTCCGCTCCGTTCTGCCTCTCTCCAACTCCAGCTTCCTAATCTTCTCCTGTAGGTTCATCAGAGCAGACAGgatcgctacacacacacacacacacgcacacacacgcacacgcacacgcacacacgcagtaTAATCCTCTTTGAAGATGAATATCGTACCATCATATCTTGCCTTATGTTATCCCACACACTCTGAGTTGAAGTTATTCTCCACCAGACATTCACGAGTAAAAACTTTATCAGCAAGAACTTCATTCAGCCACTCAGAAGAGTAGAGACGATGAGTACAGAGAGATGGGTGAAGGTAGGAGGGATACTGGCATGAGTACAGCGTGATAGAGATGTGACAGTGGGGATAGAGATGCGAGAGTGGGGATAGAGATGCGAGAGTGGGGATAGAGATGCGAGAGTGGGGATAGAGATGCGAGAGTGGGGATAGAGATGCGAGAGTGGGGATAGAGATGCGAGAGTGGGGATAGAGATGCGAGAGTGGGGATAGAGATGCGAGAGTGGGGATAGAGGGATAGCGTTTAGCGGCGCCTCTGTTAATAGGCTGTGGTGTCATGTGTCACCTGCTGTTGCCATGGAGACCAGCCTCACCACATAACCACAATGGAAACTGTCTCACCCACACACAATGTACTTCTAGCAGCAGTGCAGGTGGTGATTGGTTACCTGCACTGCTGCTTTCTGGGAATGCCTTGCTGGGAAGTGTCCGGCAGGGTACGTGTGTGTTGCGAGTTGTGAGTGTGTAGGAGGGTAGAGAGGTGTTGACAAAGGGGCGGCCTGCGGGGTAGTCTTTgtaggagggtagagacagactgtcagacatcacaccgacagagagctcctgcagacagacagacagacagacagacagtcagtcagggaACCACCAACACCATTATATTACTGTCCCCAACACTGATgataatattattattactaccaaACACCTCAAACTGTCTCCCATTCTAATGATCGATTCAATTACTTAGGACTGTCCCCCAAAACAAAGGCCACACACTCCCCTCTACATCAGAATGATCTGGTACACAGCTACTGACGTCTAGTGACTGACGTCTAGTGATGTCCAGTTTAATTCAGTGTTGCACAGAACGGCCGACTATGGTGACTCTTACTTTAACCATAACATTATTGGCTGGCTCAAGGTTTAAAGCAAAGTCCGCTCGCTAGCTAAGTAGAGACAAGAAGCTGTGTAAAATGGTTAACGATAGCTTGTGAGTTAGTGCTGCTAACTAGTGCTGAAAAACACCTAGTTAGACCTGAAGGAAACATGCAACTTACAAtagttaacgttaactagctaaacTTTACTCCATTCAAATGCAAgctaagttagctggctaactagcCAAGTTCTGTTTGTTGAGTtggatagctaacgttagcctgctaGCTATGTTTACCTTCTCTCGCCCGACGGATGGTTTTGACACTCTCTCCATTGATGGCAACGAACTACAGCTACTTTTCAGCCGAGCTAGCTACATGGCTAACGTTTTTATCCGTACGGTCTCTTCAATTCAGAAAGAGCACATAAACATTAAATATAAAATGTCAGGGCAGCATTTTTACCATCATTTATGGGACGCAGAAACCAAATACCGCGCGAAGACTGAATACGGAGGTTCCCCTTACAGAGCTGCGTCGGAGATGACGTCACACGGCGTACAGCGGCTCGGCTTCTCTCCAGACCCGTCACATATCGTTCAGAACCGTCACATATCGCTCAGACCCGTCACATATCGTCCAGAACCGTCACATATCGTTCAGAACCGTCACATATCGTTCAGAACCGTCACATATCGTTCAGAACCGTCACATATCGTCCAGACCTGTCACATATCGTCCAGAACCGTCACATATCGTTCAGAACCGTCACATATCGTCCAGACCTGTCACATATCGTCCAGAACCGTCACATATCATCCAGACCTGTGTGTTTACATTACGAGTGCATGGTGCCATCTGTGGTTGTGTGGGTCAAAAGCTC comes from Salmo salar chromosome ssa20, Ssal_v3.1, whole genome shotgun sequence and encodes:
- the cep57 gene encoding centrosomal protein of 57 kDa isoform X6, whose product is MATAAILSALMNLQEKIRKLELERGRTERSLHSLKKETSHTDLRSDTHKPTDTRERETSNQSEPNPVLVTQLAAAEARCKLLDRQLEYMRKMVRNAEADRTTLLKRQVSLEMTRSAAPAPDSTHQAQLEKLELLEQEYQRLTRTQNHAERKIRELELKLLEEEHQRKLVQNQANQLQTGLEANRILIRSVSLSPRLPKARSTTREKKHFSKKPALQQASHTQPHYRLSLGDVPFVAGKSVGCSHSVRANVQSVLSLLKQHQPQLCNARVLSHTPLAQQANGSHSDSGSSSSCGEELSDLLLALQDELGHMSLEQQELVRQAEACVCEQERRGVEREQKALLRRMERKGEQISKLRRHQAQVKRFTRDARGQKQGGEVKVTTRSRSAGAVKVGPGDRSRESLTLLRDMRCLQTSLRPNQPQWSY
- the cep57 gene encoding centrosomal protein of 57 kDa isoform X1 codes for the protein MERVSKPSVGREKELSVGVMSDSLSLPSYKDYPAGRPFVNTSLPSYTLTTRNTHVPCRTLPSKAFPESSSAAILSALMNLQEKIRKLELERGRTERSLHSLKKETSHTDLRSDTHKPTDTRERETSNQSEPNPGERRDHFCLRVNRCSPSLSLSPSVPSVLVTQLAAAEARCKLLDRQLEYMRKMVRNAEADRTTLLKRQVSLEMTRSAAPAPDSTHQAQLEKLELLEQEYQRLTRTQNHAERKIRELELKLLEEEHQRKLVQNQANQLQTGLEANRILIRSVSLSPRLPKARSTTREKKHFSKKPALQQASHTQPHYRLSLGDVPFVAGKSVGCSHSVRANVQSVLSLLKQHQPQLCNARVLSHTPLAQQANGSHSDSGSSSSCGEELSDLLLALQDELGHMSLEQQELVRQAEACVCEQERRGVEREQKALLRRMERKGEQISKLRRHQAQVKRFTRDARGQKQGGEVKVTTRSRSAGAVKVGPGDRSRESLTLLRDMRCLQTSLRPNQPQWSY
- the cep57 gene encoding centrosomal protein of 57 kDa isoform X7 — its product is MNLQEKIRKLELERGRTERSLHSLKKETSHTDLRSDTHKPTDTRERETSNQSEPNPVLVTQLAAAEARCKLLDRQLEYMRKMVRNAEADRTTLLKRQVSLEMTRSAAPAPDSTHQAQLEKLELLEQEYQRLTRTQNHAERKIRELELKLLEEEHQRKLVQNQANQLQTGLEANRILIRSVSLSPRLPKARSTTREKKHFSKKPALQQASHTQPHYRLSLGDVPFVAGKSVGCSHSVRANVQSVLSLLKQHQPQLCNARVLSHTPLAQQANGSHSDSGSSSSCGEELSDLLLALQDELGHMSLEQQELVRQAEACVCEQERRGVEREQKALLRRMERKGEQISKLRRHQAQVKRFTRDARGQKQGGEVKVTTRSRSAGAVKVGPGDRSRESLTLLRDMRCLQTSLRPNQPQWSY
- the cep57 gene encoding centrosomal protein of 57 kDa isoform X3; translated protein: MERVSKPSVGREKELSVGVMSDSLSLPSYKDYPAGRPFVNTSLPSYTLTTRNTHVPCRTLPSKAFPESSSAAILSALMNLQEKIRKLELERGRTERSLHSLKKETSHTDLRSDTHKPTDTRERETSNQSEPNPVLVTQLAAAEARCKLLDRQLEYMRKMVRNAEADRTTLLKRQVSLEMTRSAAPAPDSTHQAQLEKLELLEQEYQRLTRTQNHAERKIRELELKLLEEEHQRKLVQNQANQLQTGLEANRILIRSVSLSPRLPKARSTTREKKHFSKKPALQQASHTQPHYRLSLGDVPFVAGKSVGCSHSVRANVQSVLSLLKQHQPQLCNARVLSHTPLAQQANGSHSDSGSSSSCGEELSDLLLALQDELGHMSLEQQELVRQAEACVCEQERRGVEREQKALLRRMERKGEQISKLRRHQAQVKRFTRDARGQKQGGEVKVTTRSRSAGAVKVGPGDRSRESLTLLRDMRCLQTSLRPNQPQWSY
- the cep57 gene encoding centrosomal protein of 57 kDa isoform X5, with translation MNLQEKIRKLELERGRTERSLHSLKKETSHTDLRSDTHKPTDTRERETSNQSEPNPGERRDHFCLRVNRCSPSLSLSPSVPSVLVTQLAAAEARCKLLDRQLEYMRKMVRNAEADRTTLLKRQVSLEMTRSAAPAPDSTHQAQLEKLELLEQEYQRLTRTQNHAERKIRELELKLLEEEHQRKLVQNQANQLQTGLEANRILIRSVSLSPRLPKARSTTREKKHFSKKPALQQASHTQPHYRLSLGDVPFVAGKSVGCSHSVRANVQSVLSLLKQHQPQLCNARVLSHTPLAQQANGSHSDSGSSSSCGEELSDLLLALQDELGHMSLEQQELVRQAEACVCEQERRGVEREQKALLRRMERKGEQISKLRRHQAQVKRFTRDARGQKQGGEVKVTTRSRSAGAVKVGPGDRSRESLTLLRDMRCLQTSLRPNQPQWSY
- the cep57 gene encoding centrosomal protein of 57 kDa isoform X2; the encoded protein is MMELSVGVMSDSLSLPSYKDYPAGRPFVNTSLPSYTLTTRNTHVPCRTLPSKAFPESSSAAILSALMNLQEKIRKLELERGRTERSLHSLKKETSHTDLRSDTHKPTDTRERETSNQSEPNPGERRDHFCLRVNRCSPSLSLSPSVPSVLVTQLAAAEARCKLLDRQLEYMRKMVRNAEADRTTLLKRQVSLEMTRSAAPAPDSTHQAQLEKLELLEQEYQRLTRTQNHAERKIRELELKLLEEEHQRKLVQNQANQLQTGLEANRILIRSVSLSPRLPKARSTTREKKHFSKKPALQQASHTQPHYRLSLGDVPFVAGKSVGCSHSVRANVQSVLSLLKQHQPQLCNARVLSHTPLAQQANGSHSDSGSSSSCGEELSDLLLALQDELGHMSLEQQELVRQAEACVCEQERRGVEREQKALLRRMERKGEQISKLRRHQAQVKRFTRDARGQKQGGEVKVTTRSRSAGAVKVGPGDRSRESLTLLRDMRCLQTSLRPNQPQWSY
- the cep57 gene encoding centrosomal protein of 57 kDa isoform X4, with the protein product MATAAILSALMNLQEKIRKLELERGRTERSLHSLKKETSHTDLRSDTHKPTDTRERETSNQSEPNPGERRDHFCLRVNRCSPSLSLSPSVPSVLVTQLAAAEARCKLLDRQLEYMRKMVRNAEADRTTLLKRQVSLEMTRSAAPAPDSTHQAQLEKLELLEQEYQRLTRTQNHAERKIRELELKLLEEEHQRKLVQNQANQLQTGLEANRILIRSVSLSPRLPKARSTTREKKHFSKKPALQQASHTQPHYRLSLGDVPFVAGKSVGCSHSVRANVQSVLSLLKQHQPQLCNARVLSHTPLAQQANGSHSDSGSSSSCGEELSDLLLALQDELGHMSLEQQELVRQAEACVCEQERRGVEREQKALLRRMERKGEQISKLRRHQAQVKRFTRDARGQKQGGEVKVTTRSRSAGAVKVGPGDRSRESLTLLRDMRCLQTSLRPNQPQWSY